The genomic stretch GACGGCTGCCGCTACGCAGAAAGCCACGGGGAGGAAGAAGGTGAGATTCAGGGGGACCAGGTGTGTGAGCGGGCCGATGATGGCGGGGCCCGCCAGCATTCCCACGTAGCCGAGGCCCGCCACCTTGGAGACGTTTGCCCCGGACGATTCCGGGTCCACATTTCCGGCCGCGGTGAAGAACTGCGGAATACAGCCGGACAGGCCGATTCCGAAGACGGTCCAGCCGAAGAGGGCCAGTGGCACCCACGGGGAGAGCGACGCGACCGTGAGGCCCAGGGCCCCGAAGGCCGCGCCGTACCGGACCACGAAGACCCGGCCGAAACGCCCCACCACGCGGTCGGTGACGAAACGGCCGACGGTCATGGCGGTGGCGAAGCCGCCGTACGCCAGGGCGGCCGTCGCGGCGGGTGCGTCCAGGACGTCCTTGAGGTGGAGCACACTCCAGTCGTTCGCCACGCCTTCGCACAGCATGAGCAGCAGGGCGAGTACGCCCAGTGCCCAGACCTGGGAGGGGGTGCGGCGTTTGGGCGCCGGCGCCTTGGGCGGAGACGGGGGCGGAGACGGGGTGGAGTCGGTCTGTCGCGGGGGCGTCGTGGCCGGTGAGGGGCGTTCGGGGGGCAGCATGCCGGGGACCAGGGCGAAGGTGATCAGTACGCCGGTCACCGCGACGGCGGTGAGGGTGGTGGCGGGCCGCCAGTCCCAGCTGAGGGTGCGGGCCCCGATGAGCGACGCGATGACGCCGCCGACCGAGAACACCGCGTGGAAGGCCGACATCACCGGACGGCCGTAACCGCGCTCGACCTGAACAGCCTGGGTGTTCATGCTGACGTCCAGGCAGCCGTTGCCGAAGCCGAGGGCGAGCAGGGCCGCCGCGAGGGCCCAGGGCGAGGCCGCCAGGCCCGGGAGGACGACCGTGGCGCTGCACAGTGCGCCGCCGGCCAGCACGATGTTCCGGCTGCCGAAACGATCGGCCAGCGCCCCGCAGACCTGCATGCCCGTGAAGGCACCGCCGCCCAGGAACAGCAGCAGCCAGCCCAGTACGGCATGGGTGATGCCGACCTGGTGCTCGATCGCGGGGATGTGCACGATCCACATCCCCATCACGAAGCCGTTGAGCGCGAAGGCCAGGAAGGTGCAGACACGCGCCGTGCGCAGGCGCCGGGACGGCGGTGGCACGGGGACAGGTGCGCAGGAGGACCCGGCGGGCGCTCCGCCGCCGGGCCTTCCGCCGGGGGACCCAGTGGCTGGGGCAGTCGATTCACTCATCACGGGTGACCGTAACGCACATGAAGTTTGTGCGAAAGGGTGATGAGTGGTTTTTCGACAGGCGCCCAGGCGGAGGTTAGGCGGGCTTCCGCGCGCTGCCGCCAGGGGCGAGGGAGGGCGACGCGTCACACGTGGACGATGTTCACCCCTGCCGCGCGCATGTCCTCGACCATCGGCGTGCCCTGGGCCGCGTCGGTCACCACCACGTCGATCTGCTCGACCGAGCAGATGCGGCCGAGCGCCACTCGCCCCAGCTTCTCGGCGGTGGCCACCAGGATGATGCGCCGCGCCGCCCGCGCGGCCACCCGCTTCACATGGACGTCGTCCAGGTCGTAGGCGGTCACCCCGCTCGCCACGTCCACGCCGCAGCACCCGAGGACGAAGGTGTCGTACCGCAGGTCCTCGAAGGTGCGCAGCGCCGTCTCCCCGTAGAAGGACAGCTCACCGGGGCGGACCTGGCCGCCGGGGAGCAGCAGGCGGATGCCCTCCTGTTCGGCGAGCGGCATCGTCGCGTGCAGGGACAGCGGGGTGACGGTCAGCCGGCGGCCCGCCATGGCGTGCGCGACGGCGACGGCGGTGGTGCCGGTGTCCAGGGCGACGGTCTCCCCTTCGTTGAGCATCCGCACCACCACGTCGGCCAGCTTCGCCTTGGCCTCGCCGCCGACCATGGCACGTACCGCGTACGGCGGTTCCACCCCGCTGAGCAGCGCGCTGACCGCGCCGCCGTGCACCCGGCGCAGGGCACCCCGGGACTCCAGGAGTTCCAGGTCCCGGCGGATGGTCATCTCCGACGTCTTGGTGGAGCGGGCGAGTTCGGCCACGGAGGCCCGGTTGCGTTCGGCCAGCAGGGCCAGGATGAACCGGTGGCGTTCGGAGACATTCATGCCGCTGATGTAGCACACCAACACATCGGGTGCGACTTTCCGCCCGTCCGCCCGTAGGACTCGGAGGCTTGAGGAGGGAGCGGCCGTTGACACCCACCCGTTTCGAGTGTGTACTCACACATCTACCGTGTGAGAAAAGGTCGTCGCACGGGCCGGGCGAGCGGAGCGCGGCTCGCCGCCGCCCGGAGCGGATTCCTTCGAGGTGATGTCATGACCGCGGTGCTCTTCGACATGTTCGGCGTGATCGCCCGGCTCCAGTCCCCGGCCGCCTGTGACCGGCTGGAGAAGACGGCCGGGGTGTCCGGTGACGCCTTTTGGGAGAGTTACTGGCGGCTTCGGCAGCCCTATGACCGCGGCGACCGGAATGGCGCGCAGTATTGGCGGGAGGTCGCCGAGGCGCTCGGCACACGCTTCGACGAGGAGCGGATCGCGGAACTCATCGCCGCGGACGTGGCGAGCTGGAGCCGGGTCGACGGGGAAATGGTGGAGTACGTGGAACGGCTGGCGGACCGCGGCACCACCGTCGGCCTCCTGTCCAACATTCCGGAGGAACTGGCGGCGCATTACGAGGAACACCAGGGGTGGCTGAAGCGCTTCTCGGTCCTGGCCTTCTCCTGCCGCATCGGCCACGCCAAGCCGGAGTCCGGCGCGTACACGTGGTGCAGTACGGCCTTCGGCCTGCCGCCCGAGCGCATCCTCTTCGTCGACGACCGGGACGCCAACGTCCGGGCGGCCGAAGCCCTGGGCATGCGGGGCCATGTGTTCACGTCGCTGGCGGAGTTGCGGCCGGCGTTGGACTGAGTCCGGCGGTACGGGCCGTACATCGATCGGCACGCGTCGCGCATCGTACGCGTCGTACGTCGGCACGCGTCACGCACCGGCACGCGTCACACATCGGCATGCCCCGCGGATCAGTCGGAACGCTCCCCGGGTCAGTCGGAACGCTCCCCGGATCGGCCGCACGCTCCGCACCACGGCGCGCGCCCTCTCATACCGGCGCCGGGGCGGGGGACCTGACACCCCCGCCCCGGCGCCTTTCCGTCGGAGCGGTCACGGCCCCACGGCCGCCCCCCCGCGCACACACCGCCCTCTCCCCACCCCTCCCTGCCACCTCGCCTGCCCCACCCGTTCCGCAACCCCTACGCCCACGCAAACCCCGTTCAAAGCCCCATCAACGATGTTTGAAATTTGCGTAAGGGAGTGAAACAAAGGGCGATCGGTTCCGTACGTCGCGCCTTCGAGGGTTGTCGAGGGTCCGGTCCGCGTCGGCGACGGAACTGCGCCAACGTCCACTCGTCCGTCCGAGCTGCCGGACAACTCACCTTCCGTGCAGGTCAACGGCCCGCGCGCCATCGCCCGGACAACGTGCCCCGCACACTCACCTGATGCATTCCAGCCGATTGACAATCGATCAGCCGAAATGAACACGCTCCCTGTTAGGGTCGATATCGTCAAAGCTTGAAGCGTGCAGGAAAGCGCGATCCACTCGACGTCGCCGAGCGACGTCCCGCCCGAGCGGTGAGACCACTGTCCGGGCCCGCAGGTGTGCGGCCACGCGCCGACGGCCGCCGGCCGCCCACCTCCACCACTCCATACCCGGCCCTGCGGCGATGCGGCACGCCCGGTGATCCGGTGATCCGGCGATCCGGCACCCCACGCCCAGCGGCCCGGCACGCCCGCCATTCCTTCACAAGGAGAACCGTTCATGGACACCACGAACGTCCGCGATCTGCTCTACTACCCGGTCAGCGCCCAGAAGATGGTCCGTGGCGAGGGGATCTTCCTGTACGACGAGGACGGCAACGAATATCTCGACTGCGCCTCCGCCACCTTCAACTTGAGCCTCGGCTACTCCCACCCGGCCGTGATCGGGGCGATGAAGGAGCAGCTGGACGTGTTCGCCCATCTCACCTCGTCCGTACAGAGCGATCCGATCAACGGGCTCGTGCGCCGGCTCGTGGAGGTCTCCCCCGAGAACCTGACCAAGGTGCATCCGAAGGTCTCCGGAGGCTCCACCGCCAATGAGGGCGCCATCAAGATGGCGCAGCACGCCACCGGGCGCTCGGAGGTCATCTCCCTGTTCCGCAGCCACCTCGGGCAGACGATGATGATGACCTCGATGTCGGGCAACGCCTTCCGCAAGGAGCCGTTCCCCTCGCTCTTCCCGCGCACCCTCCAGGTGCCGGACCCGTACTGCTTCCGTTGCTTCTACGGGCAGCAGCCGGGCACCTGCGGGATGATGTGCGTCGACCGCATCGAGGACTTCCTGGAGTACGCCAGCACCGGGCAGGTCGCCGCGATCATCGTCGAGCCGATCTCCGGCAACGGCGGCAACATCGTTCCGCCGGACGGCTATTTCCCGAAGTTACGGGCCTTCTGCGACGAGCACGACATCGTGCTGATCTTCGATGAGATCCAGACCGGCATCGGCCGTACGGGGCGGATGTTCGCGGCCCAGCACTTCGACGTGGAGCCCGACGCGATCACCACCGCCAAGGGCCTGGGCGGCTCGGGTGCCCAGGTGGCGGCGATCCTGACCAACGAGCGGCTGGCGGGGCTGCCGGCCAACCACCACTCCTTCACCTACGGCGCGAACCTGCTGGCGGCCGCGGCGGCCAACGTCACCCTCGACATCGTCCGGCAGCCGGAGTTCCTGGCCAACGTACGGGCCACCGGCAACTACATCCTCGGCCGGCTCGCGGACATGCGCACCCGCTACCCGGCGATCGTCGATGTGCGCGGGGTCGGCCTGATGATCGGCTTCGAGATCGCGCACCCCGACGGCAAGCCCGCCGTCAAGCTGACCAACCACCTGGCGAGCGCGGCCGGGCAGCACGGCCTGATCCTGCGCACCTCGCGGTACGGCTACGGCAACGTCCTCAAGATCCGTCCGCCGCTGATCCTCACCCTCGACCAGGCGGAGCTGCTGTGCGACCGCCTGGAAAGCCTCTTCCGCGCGGAGCTGTCCGCATGACGAAGACGACGAGGACGACCGGCACGACGGCCATGAAGGACCTGCTGACCGGTCTCGGCCGGCACGTCCGGGCCGAGCTGACGGCGTACGCCGGCCAAGGCCTGGCCCGGCGGGTGCACGGTGACTCGCCGGGCGGCGACGCCCAGTTCGACGTGGACGAGGTCGCCGAGCGGGCCGTGCTGGACCACCTGCGCGAGCACGCTCACGTACCGCTCGCGGTCTACACCGAGGACGGTTCGCTGGTCGAGCTGGCGCCCGACCCGGAGTACGTGCTGGTCGTGGACCCCATCGACGGCACCCGGCCGACCTCGGCGGGCCTGGAGATGGGCATGGTGTCGATCGCGGCGGCGCCGCTGACGGCGTCCGCGCCCACGCTGGACGATGTCACCGCCGCGCACCTGCTGGAGATCAAGTCCGGCGCCTGGATCTACGGTGACGACGAAGGGCTCTCGTACGGCGGGTTCCCGCACCCGCTGCCCCGGCTGAGCCGCACCACCGACCCGGCGAAGATGTTCTGGTCGATCGAGTTCAACGGCCACCCGATGCACCTGATGACGGCGGCCTACGCGCACCTGGTGGACCGGTCCGCCAACACCGGCGGCGTCTTCGTGTTCAACAGCGCCACGTTCTCGATCTCGCGCATCATCACCGGCCAGCTCGACGCGTACGTGGACATCGGCAACCGCCTGCTGCGCGACCACCCCGGGACCGAGGCGGCCTTCCGGGAGGCCGGGCGCGGCTCGGTCCTGCACCTGTTCCCGTACGACATCGCCGCCGCGGTCCGCCTCGCGAAGCTCAGCGGGGTCACCATCACCGACGCGTACGGCGAAGATCTGGGCACCACCGCGCTGCTCGACCTGGATCCGATGAACCAGAAGTCGTGCATCGCGGCGGCCACCCCCCAGCTCCACAAGGAACTGCTCGGCGCCATCCGGTGGGACATCCCGGGCGCCGCTCCCACGACCTCAGGAGGAACGCGATGAAGGCCCTGGTGCTGACCGAGCGGCGCACGGTGTCGCTGGTCGACCATCCGAAGCCGGCGGCCACGGCACCCGCCGATGTGGTGGTGCGGGTCGCGCAGACCGGCATCTGCGGGACCGACCGCAGCGTGCTGGTGGGCAAGTTCCCCGCCGAGCCGGGCGTGGTGATGGGGCACGAGGCGGTCGGTACCGTCGAGGAGGTGGGGTCCGCGGTCACCGCGCACAAGCCGGGCGACCGGGTCGTCGTCAACCCGACGCTGTACTGCGGCAGTTGCGCGTCCTGTCTGCGCGGGCACTGGGACTTCTGCCTCAACAAGGCCGGTACGGAGGTCGGGCTCGACCTGGACGGCGCGTTCGCCGAGTTCATCCGGCTGCCCGAACGGTTCGTCCACGCCGTGCCCGAGGGGATGGACTTCGACCGTGCGGTGGGCGTGGAGCCGCTGGCCTGCGCGCTGAACAACATCGAGGCGGGCCGCCTCCGGGCCGGCGAGACGGCGGTGATCGTCGGCGGCGGCCCGGTCGGCGTGGTCTGCGCGATGGCGGCCCAGCACCACGGCGCCCGGGTCCTGCTGGCCGAGCCGGACCCGTACCGGCAGGAACTGTGCCGTGCGGTGTTCGCCGAGGACTTCGGCGGCCGGGTCACCGTGCACACGCCGGACGACCCGCACCTCGCCGGGCGCGGTGACGTGGTCGTCGACACCGTCGGCAACCTGCTGGAGCCGAGCATGGCGTACGCGGCGATGCGCGGCCGCGTGGTCGTCATGGGCTACAACAGCAACGCGTCGGCCACCGTCCGGCCGCTGGAGATCCTCCAGCGGGGACTTCACATCATCGGAGCCGGGGACTACAACAGCAGGCTGTTCCCCGAGGCGATCGAGCTGGCCCGGTGGCTGCCGCTGGAGCGGCTGGTGACCCATCGCTTCCCGCTGGAGCGGCACGAGGAGGCGTTCGCGGCCCTCGCCGCGGCGCCCGGGACCCCGTACTCGGCGCTCAAGGTGGTCCTCGTACCGGAGTGACCCGCGGCGGACGGCCCTTCCGGGCGGCGGAACGGCGCCGGCCGGAAGGGCCGTCGCGGCGTTCCCGTACGGCGGACGGCGTTCCCGTAAGGCTTCCGTACCGCTTCCATGTTCCGTACCGCTTCCGTGTTCCGTACCGCTCCCGTGTTCCGTACGGCTGCCGCTCCCCGGCCCCGTCAGGAGAAGTCAACCGCTGCCAGCACCGGGCCGGCGACGAGAAGGCCGTACTGGATCCAGATGGTGATGCGCCGGGCCCGGTGGCCCGGGGTGTCGGGGAGGCAGAACGAGACCAGGCCCGCGGCGGGGGACAGCGTCAGCGCCGCCTGAGCCGCGCCCGCCAGTGGCCCGCTCGCCCCGTCGCCGCTGTACGCCTGGTGGAGGACGATGATCGCGAACAGCACCCACGCGACGGCCAGCAGCGGAAAACCGAGGAGGGCGAAGACCCGGAGGGCCGCCTTGGAGGGCGCGAACGGGTCGCTCCGCGGCAGATCGGCGGGGGCGGCGGCCGGTGAGGTCGACGGGGCTGGTGTGCTCATGATCGCCAGTCTTGCCGCGGCGGGGCGGTGCGGTATCGGTACGGGTACTCAGGAGGCGATGGGCGCGTACTCAGTCACCGCCCGCCTCCTACGAGGTGCAGGACGGGTACGGCACGTCCCTGGCGGTCGTCACACGGGCGCCGGCCCGGAGCGACGGCACGGGCCGGACGCGCTGGACGGTCCGGCAGACCGGCCGGGAACCCGCCGTCGGCCTCAAGGGGCGGCTCTTCTGGTGGTGGGTGTGGTGGCTGATCCTGCCCGTCCAGGTGCTCATCGTGGTCGGCAGCCTGGCGTCGGGCAGCGGTGGCGGTGCCCGGATGCCGCGCCGTATCCGGTGGTACGCGGGCGACCGGCGGAGCCCGGTCCTGGACGGGGCGAGCGGTGTGGAGGACTTCGAGCTGGAGGTGCCGGCCGACGGGTGGGGCCCCCGGGTGACCGCCGCCCTCGTCGCCCTGCTCACCAGTCACGCGGGCCTGCTCGGCACAGCGTGGGACGAGGCGGAGCGGTAACGCCGCGCGTCCGGCGGGGCGCTCGGCCGGCCGCCTTCTCTCCCACCCCCGGCCGGTGAAGACTGCGAACCCACCGGTGCCTCGGCACAAGGCGTCGCCAGCCGGCCCCCGCAGCCGACTTCTGCCGGCAACCGCTCCCGGTTCGCCAAGGTTGCGAAGGTCCGCGACGCCCTGTCGGCCACTAAGGTGTGCCGCGCGGCAGCGACGGAGGGGGCACCGTGAGCAAGATCTACGCCGGGGCGCGGCTGCGCCGGCTGCGGGAGGAGCGGGGGTTCAGCCAGGCCGCGCTGGCCCGCGTACTGGCCATCTCGCCCAGCTATCTGAACCAGATGGAGCACGACTCGCGGCCGCTGACCGTGCCCGTACTGTTGCGGCTGACCGAGGCGTTCGGGGTGGACCCGGGGTTCTTCGCCGAGCGGGACACCAGCCGGGTGCTGGCCGACCTGCGCGAGGCGCTGGCCGACGAGCTGGCCGCCGCCCGGGTCTCCCCCGCCGACCTGTCCGAACTCGCCTCGCGGCAGCCCGCCGTGGCCGCCGTCCTGCTGGATCTGGGGCGGCGCAACCGGGCGCTGACCGAGCGGCTGGCGGAGGTGGCGGAGGCGCGGGGCGGCGGGGCCGACCCGGCCGCGCCGCTGTCGCCGCACGAGGAGATCCGCGAGTTCTTCTACCGTCGGCAGAACTATCTGCACGAGGCGGACACCGCAGCGGAAGAGCTCGCCGCCGAACTGGGCATCCGCCCCGGCGAGGTGGGGCGCGCGCTGGCCGCCCGGCTCACCGAGCGGCACGGCGTACGCCTCGTCGACACCCCGGACGGGCCGCTGCACCACTACGATCCGGCCGCCCGGGTGCTGCGCCTGTCGACGGGGCTGCGTCCCGGCCAGCGGGCCTTCCGCATGGCCACCCAGCTGGCGCTGCTGGAGGCCGGTGACGAACTGTCGCGGCCCGCCTCGGAGGACTTCGCGGAGGGCTCGGCCACTTGGTCGCTGGCCCGGATCGGCGTGGCCAACTACTTCGCGGCGGCGCTGGTGCTGCCGTACGGGCCGTTCCACGCCGCGGCGGAGGAAGTGCGGTACGACATCGAGCGGCTGACCGACCGCTTCGGCCTCGGCTACGAGACGGTATGCCACCGGCTGAGCACCTTGCAGCGGCCGCGACGGCGCGGGGTGCCGTTCTCGTTCGTACGGGTCGACCGGGCGGGCAACATGTCCAAGCGGCAGTCCGCCACCGGCTTCCACTTCTCGCGGGCGGGCGGTACGTGCCCGCTGTGGAACGTCTACGAGGCGTTCACCGCGCCCAGCCGCATCCACGTGCAGATCGCGGCGATGCCGGACGGCCGCCGCTATCTGTGGACGGCGCGTACGGTCACCCGGCACCGGGGCGGCTGGGGCGATCCGGGCAAGACCTTCGCCATCGGCCTGGGCTGCGAGATCCGGCACGCGTCCCGGCTCGTCTACTCGGACGGGCTGGACCTGGACAACGCCGCCGCGGCCACCCCGATCGGCATGGGCTGCCGGGTCTGCGAACGGCTGGAGTGCCCGCAGCGGGCCGTGCCGCCGCTCGGCCGGGCGCTGCTCGTCGACGAGAACCGCAGCACGTTCGTGCCGTATCCGGTGCGGGAGGAGTGAGGCCGGCGGCCGGCCCGTACCGGAAGGGCCGACGGCCCGGACCCAACGGCCGACGCCTCGGACGACCGGCGGCCAACGCCTCGGACGACCGGCGGCCGACGGCCCGGACGCCCGGAAGACCGGCCGGCCGCTCTGGACTTACTAGGACGTCCAACTATATGTTCGTGGGCACGGCCCGCGGTGCAGGGAAGCCGGTGCGATTCCGGCGCGGTCCCGCCACTGTGACCGGGGAGTGCGACGCCGAGCAGGACGCCACTGACGCGAACGCGTCGGGAAGGCGGGCGGCGCGCGGTGATCCGGAAGCCAGGATACCGGCCGCGGGTGTTTCTTCCGTGTTGTCCACGAGGATGGAGCAGACACGCATGGCACCGGTGCGTACCCACGGCCCAGGTGATCCGGCCCGGCCCGCGGCGCCGCCCGCGGACTGACGGTTCCACGCCTTTCGCGTCCCACGGCCCCGCCGCCCGCCGCGCGCCAACCGCGCCGCTCGCGCGCCCGGCCGTGCCATCCCCGGGTCCCACCTGACGAGAGCAGGCTCCCCATGGTCCGAGAACTGACCCATTTCATCGGCGGCAGGCACACACCGGGAACATCGGGTGCTTACGGCGATGTGTACGACCCCAACACCGGCACCGTGCAGGCCCGCGTCCCCCTCGCGGACCGGGCCGAGACGACGGCCGCGGTCGCCGACGCGGCAGCGGCCCAGCCGGAGTGGGGCGAGTGGAACCCGCAGCGGCGCGCCCGGGTGCTGCTGAATTTCCTGCGCCTGGTCGAGGGCGAGCGGGAGTCGCTGGCCCGACTGCTGTCGAGCGAGCACGGCAAGACGGTTCCGGACGCGCACGGCGACCTCCAGCGCGGACTGGAGGTGGTGGAGTTCGCCGCCGGGATCCCGCATCTGCTCAAGGGCGAGTTCACCGACAACGCCGGGACCGGCATCGATGTGCACTCGCTGCGCCGCCCGATCGGCGTGATCGCCGGGATCACCCCGTTCAACTTCCCCGCGATGATCCCGCTGTGGATGGCCGCACCGGCCCTGGCCTGCGGCAACGCGTTCGTGCTCAAGCCGTCCGAGCGGGCGCCGTCGGTGCCG from Streptomyces albofaciens JCM 4342 encodes the following:
- a CDS encoding HAD family hydrolase encodes the protein MTAVLFDMFGVIARLQSPAACDRLEKTAGVSGDAFWESYWRLRQPYDRGDRNGAQYWREVAEALGTRFDEERIAELIAADVASWSRVDGEMVEYVERLADRGTTVGLLSNIPEELAAHYEEHQGWLKRFSVLAFSCRIGHAKPESGAYTWCSTAFGLPPERILFVDDRDANVRAAEALGMRGHVFTSLAELRPALD
- a CDS encoding DeoR/GlpR family DNA-binding transcription regulator, which produces MNVSERHRFILALLAERNRASVAELARSTKTSEMTIRRDLELLESRGALRRVHGGAVSALLSGVEPPYAVRAMVGGEAKAKLADVVVRMLNEGETVALDTGTTAVAVAHAMAGRRLTVTPLSLHATMPLAEQEGIRLLLPGGQVRPGELSFYGETALRTFEDLRYDTFVLGCCGVDVASGVTAYDLDDVHVKRVAARAARRIILVATAEKLGRVALGRICSVEQIDVVVTDAAQGTPMVEDMRAAGVNIVHV
- a CDS encoding short-chain fatty acyl-CoA regulator family protein, giving the protein MSKIYAGARLRRLREERGFSQAALARVLAISPSYLNQMEHDSRPLTVPVLLRLTEAFGVDPGFFAERDTSRVLADLREALADELAAARVSPADLSELASRQPAVAAVLLDLGRRNRALTERLAEVAEARGGGADPAAPLSPHEEIREFFYRRQNYLHEADTAAEELAAELGIRPGEVGRALAARLTERHGVRLVDTPDGPLHHYDPAARVLRLSTGLRPGQRAFRMATQLALLEAGDELSRPASEDFAEGSATWSLARIGVANYFAAALVLPYGPFHAAAEEVRYDIERLTDRFGLGYETVCHRLSTLQRPRRRGVPFSFVRVDRAGNMSKRQSATGFHFSRAGGTCPLWNVYEAFTAPSRIHVQIAAMPDGRRYLWTARTVTRHRGGWGDPGKTFAIGLGCEIRHASRLVYSDGLDLDNAAAATPIGMGCRVCERLECPQRAVPPLGRALLVDENRSTFVPYPVREE
- a CDS encoding MFS transporter, whose protein sequence is MGMWIVHIPAIEHQVGITHAVLGWLLLFLGGGAFTGMQVCGALADRFGSRNIVLAGGALCSATVVLPGLAASPWALAAALLALGFGNGCLDVSMNTQAVQVERGYGRPVMSAFHAVFSVGGVIASLIGARTLSWDWRPATTLTAVAVTGVLITFALVPGMLPPERPSPATTPPRQTDSTPSPPPSPPKAPAPKRRTPSQVWALGVLALLLMLCEGVANDWSVLHLKDVLDAPAATAALAYGGFATAMTVGRFVTDRVVGRFGRVFVVRYGAAFGALGLTVASLSPWVPLALFGWTVFGIGLSGCIPQFFTAAGNVDPESSGANVSKVAGLGYVGMLAGPAIIGPLTHLVPLNLTFFLPVAFCVAAAVSAGILRPAHRKTTRPEPARAEA
- a CDS encoding zinc-dependent alcohol dehydrogenase; translation: MKALVLTERRTVSLVDHPKPAATAPADVVVRVAQTGICGTDRSVLVGKFPAEPGVVMGHEAVGTVEEVGSAVTAHKPGDRVVVNPTLYCGSCASCLRGHWDFCLNKAGTEVGLDLDGAFAEFIRLPERFVHAVPEGMDFDRAVGVEPLACALNNIEAGRLRAGETAVIVGGGPVGVVCAMAAQHHGARVLLAEPDPYRQELCRAVFAEDFGGRVTVHTPDDPHLAGRGDVVVDTVGNLLEPSMAYAAMRGRVVVMGYNSNASATVRPLEILQRGLHIIGAGDYNSRLFPEAIELARWLPLERLVTHRFPLERHEEAFAALAAAPGTPYSALKVVLVPE
- a CDS encoding inositol monophosphatase family protein, which translates into the protein MTKTTRTTGTTAMKDLLTGLGRHVRAELTAYAGQGLARRVHGDSPGGDAQFDVDEVAERAVLDHLREHAHVPLAVYTEDGSLVELAPDPEYVLVVDPIDGTRPTSAGLEMGMVSIAAAPLTASAPTLDDVTAAHLLEIKSGAWIYGDDEGLSYGGFPHPLPRLSRTTDPAKMFWSIEFNGHPMHLMTAAYAHLVDRSANTGGVFVFNSATFSISRIITGQLDAYVDIGNRLLRDHPGTEAAFREAGRGSVLHLFPYDIAAAVRLAKLSGVTITDAYGEDLGTTALLDLDPMNQKSCIAAATPQLHKELLGAIRWDIPGAAPTTSGGTR
- a CDS encoding aspartate aminotransferase family protein; translation: MDTTNVRDLLYYPVSAQKMVRGEGIFLYDEDGNEYLDCASATFNLSLGYSHPAVIGAMKEQLDVFAHLTSSVQSDPINGLVRRLVEVSPENLTKVHPKVSGGSTANEGAIKMAQHATGRSEVISLFRSHLGQTMMMTSMSGNAFRKEPFPSLFPRTLQVPDPYCFRCFYGQQPGTCGMMCVDRIEDFLEYASTGQVAAIIVEPISGNGGNIVPPDGYFPKLRAFCDEHDIVLIFDEIQTGIGRTGRMFAAQHFDVEPDAITTAKGLGGSGAQVAAILTNERLAGLPANHHSFTYGANLLAAAAANVTLDIVRQPEFLANVRATGNYILGRLADMRTRYPAIVDVRGVGLMIGFEIAHPDGKPAVKLTNHLASAAGQHGLILRTSRYGYGNVLKIRPPLILTLDQAELLCDRLESLFRAELSA